GTCGAGGACGACGGTCGCGGTCTCCGTCGTGTCCAGTACGAGCGTGGATTCCGCTCCGAGGGTGGGCTCCTCCAAGAGGATGGGCTCCTCGATGCGGGCGGGTTCCTCCACGAGCGTGGGCTCCGTGCCGAAGCGGTCCCCCGCGACCAGGGGAACCACCGGACCGCCGGCCGTCGCGGCGGCCGCCCGCGTCCTTGTGCCCTCGAGGCTCTCGGACGCCCGCTCGGCCGCCTCCTCCAGCACCTCCGCCGCGCGCCGCGCCACCCGTGCCGCCGAGAAGCGCCGCCACCGTGACCTGCCGAGGCAGGCCGCCGAGAGTCCCACGACGGCGAGCGAGCCGATCCACAGCGGGCGGCTCTCGACCATGTCGGCCGCGGCGCGGACCAGGGCCGCCGTGCCGCACAGCAGGATCGCGACGAGCACGAAGAACAGGGCGGTCGTGCGCAGATCGAAGCGCCGCTCGCGGTTCGTCCGCCGGACCGGGCGCGAGGATCGGGTCATTGCTCTCCCTGTCGGTGGACGGGGCGGGGGACGGAAACGAAGATCACTTCTCCCGGTTGCCCAAGATCGGCAAGGCCAAAAGAGCCCCGACCTCCTGCGCCCCATGTCGTGACGTGCGTCACAGTGGTTGAGGTATGTGCAGGTGGCACTGTCCACGGCGGTCGGAATCCCGTATTCCGAAAAGAAGTTGGGCCGTGCGGTTAACCGGACGGGTCCGGCGGCGCGATGTAGGGGCGGGGACGATGTCCTCCCGGGCGTGCCACGGAGCGCCCCGGCCGCCCAGTCGAACGCAAGAGGAGCAGTCCGTGTGGCCTCATTGGGCCCGGCATCCTGCCGCAGGAGGTGTGGGGGGTGACTGAACCGTCCGAGCAGGAGCACCATCTGATCGATCCCGCCGAACTGACGGCCGACTTCGAGACCTTCTTCCGGGATCACGAGAAGGAGTTCCTGAAGTCGGCGGCATCACGGGTGCGCAATGCGCACGATGCCGAAGAGGTGGTCCTCATCGCGGGCGTACGCATCTACCGCAAGTGGCCGCGCATCCGCGCGCACGCCAATCCGGTCGCGTACGCCCATCAGATCCTGAACTGGGAGATCGCCACCTTCTTCCGCAAGCAGGCCCGGATAGCCGACCGGGAGACGTCCTACGGCGAGTTGCCCTTCGCGGACGTCCCGACCGGTGACGATCTGCTCGCCCTCGGAGAGCACGAGGAACTGGACCTGGCCCTGGAGCGCCTGGAAGCACGCGCACCCGTGCGTGCGGCCTGCATACGGCTGCGGTTCCTGTGCGGACTGACCAACCACGAGGTCGGGGAACGGCTGGAGATCAGCCCGGACTGCGTCAAGGTCCACGTGTGCAGAGGCCTCAAAGACCTTCAATCCCTCATGGATCTCCCCACTCGGGGAAAAGGAGATTCCTGATGCTGGAAGACATCCTGCGCAGCAGCGCGCGGGAACTGGAGCTTCAGTTCGAAGCCCATGACAGCGACGCCTTCATGCACCGCCTCGCCGTCCGGATCACCCAGGACGCGTCTCTGCCGCCGCGCGTCCAGAAGAGCGGCGCCGCCGTCGTCGCCAAGGAGGCCCTGGCGCCCGCACGCCGTACGGGCGCCTCGCGGCCCCGCTCGCGGCGAGGCGCGCGCCGCCGCCCCTCGCGGCTCTGCCCACCGGACCCCGCGGCCGCGCCGGAGGCGGTCCTCGAACACGTCCGGGGCCTGTGCAGACAGGTGGTGAGCTCCGCGCACATCGACTCGCTCGCCGACTTCGCCGACGACTACGACGAGGCCGGGGCGCGGACGTTCGCCTGTCTGCTGTACGTGCTGGACCGGCGCGAGGGCGCGCTGTTCTGGTGGCGGTTCGCGGCCGGCGCGGGCGACCCGCTGGCCGCCCATCTGCTGGAGGCGCACCACGCGGCGGTGGGGACGGTTCCGGAGGCCCGCGTGTGGCGGGCGTTCGCCAGACTCCTCGGCTTCGCCGAGCGTCACCTGCCGCGCCTGGAGCGCGGCGCCACGTCGTACGACGACTCCGGTGCGCGGGAGTTGCTCGGGGGCAACGACACGGTGCTGCGCGCCTTCATGCGAACGGACGACGTGGCGCTCGCGGTGAGCCGGTGAGTCGCCGCCCCGCCGTCCGGCGCACGCCGTCGCATCCGCCTATAGCAGAAGCAATTCGAGGGTGCGGGATTGTTCGGCGTAGTGGATGCGAAGAAGCCGTAGGCGGTCTACGAAAGTGTCCGATCGGCCCGAAAATGCACTGCAGTTGGGGGCAAATGCCCGAATAGCTTTGCGCATACCGTGTCACTACGCTCACCGAGCGCGAGCCCGTTCTCTTAGCGGGGTCCCGGGCTCGCGCTCTTGATGAATGCAAACCAAGAAAGAGGACGCGACACATGCCCCGTTTTCCCGGCCGCTTCCGGTTCCGGCGCGCTCGGCGCCGAACCGGTCCCGACCATAACAGCGCACCGGCCGCCCCGTATATGACGGGCAACACTGAACACCCGGCAGGCAACAAACCTGGCAACCCGCTGGTCACGGCCCTGCAAGCGCCGCCGTTGATCGTCTTCCACGGCCCTGTGGGCCTCTCCGAGAGTGCAGCGTCCCTCGTCATCGCCGCTGTGTGGATGTGCGGGGTGTATCTGCTCGGCCGCGCCGGACAGAACTGACGGGCCATCGGAGGCCGGGTTCTCCTGCCCGGCCTCCGGTGCCACGCCGCTGGTCCAGTTCCCGACGAAAGGGGATTGGATCACCGGCTCCTGTCACGGAATGCACGGCCGCAGCAGTCAGGTGGTCCGGACCTTCGCGTCCTTGAGTCTTTGACCACCACATAAGCCAGGAAGGAACACGGCATGATCCAGCCGAATATGGGGGAAAGGGTCTGCCCGCAGTGCGGCGGCACCTGGATTTCGCAGGGAGCGGGGCGCCCGGGCACCTATTGCGGCACCAAGTGCCGCCAGGCCGCCAACCGCGAAAGCAGAAAGAGCCGTCCGGAGCCCCCCGACACACGGCTCGTCGACGAACAGCTCCTGCAGGACTTCCAGGCGATCCAGGACGAGGTCGAGGAACTGCTCGGCTCCCTCGACTACTCCGGAGCGCCGCCCGAAGACCCGTTGCGCATTCTGGTGCGCATCCAGCAGCGCCTGGACGCGGTCACCATCGGTCTCGTCGGCCGCGCCAAGGCCCGCGGCGCCAGCTGGCCGGATGTCGGCGCGGCCATGAACCTCACCCCGGACACGGTCCGCCACAAGTACGCCACCGCCCTGGACCGTTACCAGCGCAAGCGGGCCCCGCGCGCCCAGCGTCCGACGGGGCCCACGCCCCGCAGACCCGCGGCGCCCGACGACGGGCCGGGCCCCGGCCCTGTGCGCTACATGATCACCGGCACCTTCGGCCAGCACGCCGACGAGGAGGGCGCGGACGTCGTCGTCTGCGCCGAGGAGCTGGCCCCCGCCCTCGCCTCCCTGCACCGCGCCAGCGGCCGCACGCTGCGTTCGGTCGCCGAGCAGGCACGCCTCTCCCCGGGCTACGTCTCGCGCATCATCGCCGGAGAACGGCTGCCCTCCTGGTCCGTCGTGTGTCGCCTGGCCCGCGCCTGCGGTGCCTCCCCGGTCCAGCTGCGGCCGCTGTGGGAGAGCGCGCTGACCCGTCGGGGCGCGAAGAGGGACGCCCCGCCCTCGCTGCACGCGGCGCTGCGCTACCTCCACCACCGCGCCGGGTGCCCCGATCCGGCCCAACTGGCGAGCCTCAGCGAGCGGCTGACGGCCGATGAGATCACCGCGATGCTGGAGAGCGCGGCGGTGCCGGATTGGGGGGCCGTCCAGCAGCTCGTCTCCGCCCTGAACGGCGAAGCGGCCTACTTCGAGCCGCTCTGGCGGACCGCGGTGCGGAACAACCGGCCACCGGTCCGGCGCCCGCTGCCGCTGCCGGCGCTCGCGTGCCCGAACCGGGGCACGGCGGGCCCCGTCGCCGTCTTCCGGCTCCTGACCCAGTTCAACGGCGTCCTCAAGAGCAATCCGCTGCTCACCGAGACCATGCGGATGCAGGTGCGGCGCACGATCGCGCGGCGGGCGAGAGCCGCGGCCATCTGAGGCCGCCGAGCCGCGCGCGTCACTTAGTGACATACTGTCCCTTGATGACGCGAGGAATGAGTGAGCAGCGGCGTGCGCGGCTGCGGCTGGAGATCTCCCGGGAGGCGGCCCGGCTCTTCTGGGAGCAGGGAGTGGCCGCGACCGGCGGCGACCAGATCGCCGACGCGGTGGGCCTCTCCACGCGCACCATCTGGCGGCACTTCCGCAGCAAGGAGAGCTGCGCGGAGCCGGTCATCATGCAGGGCGTGGTCACACTCCTCGGCGTGCTGCGCCGCTGGCCCCGCGAGAGCGCCCTCGAAGACCACCTGGACGCCGAACTGACCGGCATCAGGCTCGGACACGAGCGGCCGCCCGTCACCCTGGCCGACGAACTGCTCGCGATGAAGATGATCCGCCTGGCCGACACCGAACCGGCTTTGCGCACGGCGTGGCTGATGGCCTGCGACGAGGTGGAGCGCGAACTCCGCACGATCATCGGCGAGCGCCTGGAGCGCCCGCCGGACGACCTTCAGGTCCGGATGTACGCCGCGTCGGCGGCGTCCGTCGTCCGCGTCCTCGACGAGCACATCGGCACGGCGGCGCTCGCGGGCGACGACGTCACCGAGTTCGAGGACGTGGCGGCGCTCGCCCGGCGGTACGCGCGGGCGATCCGCACGGCCACCGGGGGAGCGGTCGGTGATCCCGTCGTCTGACGCGCTACCCCCGACCCCGGATGCCCGACGCCCGACGCCTTCGCGTCCCTGTCGCCGACCGACGCGGCGGCGACGCACCGACAAGGAGTGCCCGCATGAGTGAGAGTGCCCGTACGACCGCCCCCGCGCACGGAGCCCCCCGGCTCGCCGTCGAGCAGTTGACCGTCGAGGAGCTCTTCGGCTCTCCCGTGCGTGCCGGTGCGTCGATTTCGTCCGACGGCACGAGGATCGCCTATCTCGCGCCCTGGCGAGGCCGGCTCAACGTATGGGTGGAGAACCTCGACTCCGACGAGGAGCCGCGGTGCGTGACGGCCGACGACAACCGCAGCGTGCACACCTTCCACTGGACGGACGACCCGCGCTGGCTGCTGTACGAGCAGGACGGCGACGGCGACGAGATGTGGCACCTCCACCGGGTCGACCTGGACCACCCGGAGGCCGGGGCCGTCGACCTCACCCCGTTCCCCGGCGTCGTGGCGCTGGGGCTCGACACGGCGGCCGCTCGGCCGGGCAAGGCCTTCCTGCATCTGAACAAGCGGAACCCCGTCGAGTTCGACCTGTACGAACTCGACATCGCCACCGGTGAGTTGACCGTCCTGGCGCAGAACCCCGGTCAGTCCGCGGGCTGGATGTGCACGCCGGGAGGCGAGCTCTACGCGCAGCTCCTGACGGCCGAGGGCGATATCCAGTTGGCGCGCTGGGACACGTCGGCGGGATCGGGAGAGCTGCGCCCGGTCGCCACGTTCGACGGCGCCGACTACCCCCTGAGCATCCAGCCGTTCGAGCTCACTCCGGACGGCACCGGCGTGTGGCTGGGTTCCAACCGCAACAGCGACCGGACCCGCCTGGTCCGCCTGGACCTGGCCACGGGGGAGGAGACCGGTGTCGACAGCCATCCGGTCTTCGACCTCGACACCCGCTGCGTCGTCTTCCCCGCGCTGCCGTCGCCGCTCATCCGCAACCCGTACACCGGAGCGCTGCTCGGCGCGCGTTACCTCGGTGAGCGGCAGGTGATCCACGCGCTCGACCCGCACTTCGCCGCGGTCCTGCCGAACCTGGAGCGGCTGTCCGACGGCGACCTGGCCGCGGTCTCCTGCGACGCGAGCGGGCGGCGCTGGGTCGCCGTCTTCTCCCACGACCGCGACCCGGGGGCCACGTACCTCTACGACCACGCCACCAGGGAGACCCGGCTTTTGTACCGGCCGTACCCGCATCTCGACCCCGAAGTGCTGGCCCCCATGGCGCCGGTCGTGATCCCCGCCCGCGACGGGCTGCGGCTGCCCGCCTATCTGACGCTGCCCGTCGGCGTGGACCCGGTCGGGCTGCCCACGGTGCTGCTGGTCCACGGAGGGCCGTGGTTCCGGGACACCTGGGGATACAACCCGGTGGTGCAACTGCTGGCCAACCGCGGCTACGCGGTGCTGCAGGTCAACTTCCGCGGCTCGATGGGGTACGGGAAGGCGTTCCTCAAGGCCGGCATCGGCGAGCTGGCCGGCACGATGCACGACGACCTGATCGACGCCGTCGACTGGGCGGTCGGGCGAGGGTACGCGGACCGGGACCGCGTCGCCGTCTTCGGCGGCTCCTACGGCGGATACGCCGCGCTGGTCGGTGCCGCCTTCACTCCCGATGTCTTCGCCGCCGCGATCGACACGTGCGGTCCCTCGAACCTCGTCACCTATCTCCGGACGCTGCCGGAGTTCGCGCGGCCCGGCCTGGTCAACAACTGGTACCTGTACGCCGGTGACCCGAGCGACCCCGAGCAGGAGGCCGACCTGCTGGCGCGCTCGCCGATCAGCCGGGTGGACCGGATCCGCACCCCGCTGATGGTGGTCCAGGGGGCCAACGACGTGCGTGTGGTCAAGGCGGAGTCGGATCGGATCGTCGACGCGCTGCGGGCCCGCGGCGTCGAGGTCGAGTACATGGTCAAGGAGAACGAGGGCCACGGCTTTGTGAACCCGGAGAACAACATCGACCTCTACCGCGCGGCGGAACGCTTCCTCGCCCGCCACCTGAAGTGACCGGCGCACCGAACAGCATCCGGGTCGACCTCGTCCTCGTACCCGCCGACGAGGGCCGCCGGAGGACCCCGTTCTCAGGGGCCGGTGTCCTGCGGCCCGGCCAGGTGATCACGATGCACGAGGACAGGACCGTCGCCGGGACGGCGGTCGTCCTCGACTCGCACAGCC
The window above is part of the Streptomyces venezuelae genome. Proteins encoded here:
- a CDS encoding restriction endonuclease yields the protein MTRSSRPVRRTNRERRFDLRTTALFFVLVAILLCGTAALVRAAADMVESRPLWIGSLAVVGLSAACLGRSRWRRFSAARVARRAAEVLEEAAERASESLEGTRTRAAAATAGGPVVPLVAGDRFGTEPTLVEEPARIEEPILLEEPTLGAESTLVLDTTETATVVLDAPAAPVDYAALDADAFEQAVADLCVRDACQDVEVVGGACDLGADVLAVTPDGRRIVVQCKRYGEDNKVGSQDLQRFGGTCFTVHEADVAALVTTSDFTAPALAYAEQCGIVCVNGAELQAWCDGTGPSPWDLVAVEA
- a CDS encoding RNA polymerase sigma factor; the encoded protein is MTEPSEQEHHLIDPAELTADFETFFRDHEKEFLKSAASRVRNAHDAEEVVLIAGVRIYRKWPRIRAHANPVAYAHQILNWEIATFFRKQARIADRETSYGELPFADVPTGDDLLALGEHEELDLALERLEARAPVRAACIRLRFLCGLTNHEVGERLEISPDCVKVHVCRGLKDLQSLMDLPTRGKGDS
- a CDS encoding helix-turn-helix domain-containing protein — encoded protein: MIQPNMGERVCPQCGGTWISQGAGRPGTYCGTKCRQAANRESRKSRPEPPDTRLVDEQLLQDFQAIQDEVEELLGSLDYSGAPPEDPLRILVRIQQRLDAVTIGLVGRAKARGASWPDVGAAMNLTPDTVRHKYATALDRYQRKRAPRAQRPTGPTPRRPAAPDDGPGPGPVRYMITGTFGQHADEEGADVVVCAEELAPALASLHRASGRTLRSVAEQARLSPGYVSRIIAGERLPSWSVVCRLARACGASPVQLRPLWESALTRRGAKRDAPPSLHAALRYLHHRAGCPDPAQLASLSERLTADEITAMLESAAVPDWGAVQQLVSALNGEAAYFEPLWRTAVRNNRPPVRRPLPLPALACPNRGTAGPVAVFRLLTQFNGVLKSNPLLTETMRMQVRRTIARRARAAAI
- a CDS encoding TetR/AcrR family transcriptional regulator; this encodes MTRGMSEQRRARLRLEISREAARLFWEQGVAATGGDQIADAVGLSTRTIWRHFRSKESCAEPVIMQGVVTLLGVLRRWPRESALEDHLDAELTGIRLGHERPPVTLADELLAMKMIRLADTEPALRTAWLMACDEVERELRTIIGERLERPPDDLQVRMYAASAASVVRVLDEHIGTAALAGDDVTEFEDVAALARRYARAIRTATGGAVGDPVV
- a CDS encoding alpha/beta hydrolase family protein — protein: MSESARTTAPAHGAPRLAVEQLTVEELFGSPVRAGASISSDGTRIAYLAPWRGRLNVWVENLDSDEEPRCVTADDNRSVHTFHWTDDPRWLLYEQDGDGDEMWHLHRVDLDHPEAGAVDLTPFPGVVALGLDTAAARPGKAFLHLNKRNPVEFDLYELDIATGELTVLAQNPGQSAGWMCTPGGELYAQLLTAEGDIQLARWDTSAGSGELRPVATFDGADYPLSIQPFELTPDGTGVWLGSNRNSDRTRLVRLDLATGEETGVDSHPVFDLDTRCVVFPALPSPLIRNPYTGALLGARYLGERQVIHALDPHFAAVLPNLERLSDGDLAAVSCDASGRRWVAVFSHDRDPGATYLYDHATRETRLLYRPYPHLDPEVLAPMAPVVIPARDGLRLPAYLTLPVGVDPVGLPTVLLVHGGPWFRDTWGYNPVVQLLANRGYAVLQVNFRGSMGYGKAFLKAGIGELAGTMHDDLIDAVDWAVGRGYADRDRVAVFGGSYGGYAALVGAAFTPDVFAAAIDTCGPSNLVTYLRTLPEFARPGLVNNWYLYAGDPSDPEQEADLLARSPISRVDRIRTPLMVVQGANDVRVVKAESDRIVDALRARGVEVEYMVKENEGHGFVNPENNIDLYRAAERFLARHLK